The following are encoded in a window of Labeo rohita strain BAU-BD-2019 unplaced genomic scaffold, IGBB_LRoh.1.0 scaffold_1180, whole genome shotgun sequence genomic DNA:
- the LOC127157724 gene encoding scavenger receptor cysteine-rich type 1 protein M130-like — MDSCLMLMFLCYMVKLITSDSVSVRLVNGNNPCAGRVEVFDKGQWGTVCHALWDIADAAVVCRELDCGTAIKATYDAHFGQGSGPISMGYVYCSGSETALKDCRSDSQYTQQICKHNQDAGVVCSGKLLQTSSCYFITLFHNSHSNNKIHFYMLVWTNCINVNLLKL, encoded by the exons ATGGACAGCTGTCTGATGCTGATGTTTCTGTGTTATATGGTAAAACTCATCACCTCTG ACAGTGTGAGTGTGAGGTTGGTGAATGGCAATAATCCCTGTGCTGGTCGAGTGGAGGTTTTTGATAAaggtcagtggggaacagtgtgtCATGCTCTGTGGGATATTgctgatgctgcagtggtgtgtagagagctggactgtgggaCGGCTATAAAGGCAACATATGATGCTCACTTTGGACAAGGATCAGGACCAATTTCAATGGGTTATGTATACTGTAGTGGATCAGAGACTGCACTGAAAGACTGCCGTTCAGACAGCCAGTATACACAGCAGATCTGTAAACATAATCAAGATGCTGGTGTCGTCTGTTCAGGTAAGCTGCTCCAAACCTCATCCTGTTATTTTATCACTCTCTTTCATAATTCACactcaaacaataaaatacatttctatatGTTGGTGTGGACAAACTGCATCAATGTCAATCTTCTGAAATTATGA